In a genomic window of Chrysemys picta bellii isolate R12L10 chromosome 1, ASM1138683v2, whole genome shotgun sequence:
- the LOC101939905 gene encoding olfactory receptor 52D1-like, producing the protein MASFNLTTSDPSTFILMGIPGLEAAHVLIAIPFSVFYLIGLLGNLTILFVVGREQTLHKPMYLLFCMLALTDIGTSTSVVPKALFIFWFNWKGITVGGCLTQMFFLHAVGVMHSAVLVTMAFDRYIAICNPLRYDTILTNARIAKLGLVGLIRAVLFVLPALLLLSRQPFCANRIIPHTYCEHMAVVKMLCADITMHMTYNLVIVFVVIGSDLTLIALSYGLIVRAVLRISSKKAHQKALNTCTAHICVILTSYSPSVFSSLTQQFGQGIALHVDIILANINYLIPPMLNPVIYGVKTKELRDKVVKYICRI; encoded by the coding sequence ATGGCATCTTTCAACCTCACCACCTCTGACCCTTCAACATTCATCCTAATGGGCATCCCTGGCCTGGAAGCGGCCCATGTCCTGATTGCCATCCCTTTTTCTGTGTTCTACCTTATTGGCCTGTTGGGAAATCTCACTATTCTGTTTGTTGTAGGCAGagagcagaccctgcacaagccaatgtatctGCTGTTCTGCATGCTGGCACTCACAGACATTGGCACGTCTACCTCCGTCGTGCCGAAGGCTCTGTTTATATTTTGGTTCAATTGGAAAGGCATTACTGTGGGTGGCTGCCTCACACAGATGTTCTTCCTTCACGCGGTTGGTGTTATGCACTCAGCTGTCCTTGTGACAATGGCCTTCGATCGCTACATTGCCATATGTAACCCTCTGAGATATGACACCATCCTCACCAATGCACGAATAGCTAAGCTAGGGCTAGTGGGTTTGATAAGAGCTGTTCTCTTTGTTCTGCCTGCGCTCCTGCTCCTCAGCAGGCAGCCATTCTGTGCCAACCGCATTATCCCCCACACGTACTGCGAGCACATGGCTGTGGTGAAGATGTTGTGTGCAGACATCACAATGCACATGACGTACAACTTGGTGATAGTGTTTGTAGTCATTGGGTCAGACCTGACACTCATTGCCCTGTCCTATGGTCTGATTGTCAGGGCCGTCCTCAGAATCTCCTCCAAGAAAGCCCACCAGAAGGCCCtcaacacctgcacagcccacatctgtgTGATACTGACCTCTTATTCTCCCTCCGTCTTCTCCTCTCTAACACAGCAGTTTGGTCAGGGCATCGCTCTCCATGTTGACATTATCTTGGCAAACATCAATTACCTCATCCCCCCCATGCTCAACCCTGTCATTTATGGggtcaaaaccaaagagcttcGTGACAAAGTGGTCAAATACATCTGCAGAATATGA
- the LOC101940441 gene encoding olfactory receptor 52P1-like produces MASFNLTPSDPSTFILMGIPGLEAAHVLISIPLSMFYIIGLLGNFMVLFIVSKEQALHKPMYLLICMLALTDIGTSTSVMPKALCIFWFNWKGITVGGCLTQMFFLHAISVMHSAVLVTMAFDRYVAICNPLRYTTILTNTRIAKLGLVGMIRAVVFVLPAPLLLSGQPFCANRIIPHTHCDHIAVAKMSCGDITVNRTYCLVILFVIMGLDLTLIALSYGLIIKAVFRISHKEAHQKAFNTCTAHICVMLTSYTPLLFSSLTYEFGQGIAPHVHIILANLYFLIPPMLNPIIYGVKTKELRDKVVKYICRM; encoded by the coding sequence ATGGCATCTTTCAACCTCACCCCCTCTGACCCTTCAACATTCATCCTAATGGGCATCCCTGGCCTGGAAGCTGCCCATGTCCTGATTTCCATCCCTTTGTCTATGTTCTACATTATTGGCCTGTTGGGAAATTTCATGGTTCTGTTCATTGTAAGCAAAGAGCAGGCCCTCCACAAGCCTATGTATCTGCTGATCTGCATGCTGGCGCTCACAGACATTGGCACGTCTACGTCTGTCATGCCAAAAGCcctgtgtatattttggttcaattgGAAAGGCATTACTGTGGgtggctgcctcacccagatgttcttccttCATGCGATTTCTGTTATGCACTCAGCCGTCCTTGTGACAATGGCCTTCGATCGCTACGTTGCCATATGTAACCCCCTGAGATACACCACCATCCTCACCAACACAAGGATAGCTAAGCTAGGGCTAGTGGGTATGATAAGAGCTGTTGTCTTTGTTTTGCCTGCGCCCCTGCTCCTGAGCGGGCAGCCATTCTGTGCGAACCGCATTATCCCCCACACGCACTGTGACCACATAGCTGTGGCAAAGATGTCATGTGGGGACATCACAGTCAACAGGACGTACTGCTTGGTGATATTGTTTGTAATCATGGGGTTAGACCTGACACTCATTGCCCTGTCCTATGGTCTGATCATTAAGGCAGTCTTCAGAATCTCCCATAAGGAAGCCCACCAGAAAGCCTtcaacacctgcacagcccacatctgtgtgatgctgaCATCTTATACTCCCTTGCTCTTCTCTAGCCTGACATATGAGTTCGGTCAGGGCATCGCTCCCCATGTTCACATCATCTTGGCCAACCTCTATTTTCTCATCCCCCCCATGCTCAACCCTATCATTTATGGggtcaaaaccaaagagcttcGTGACAAAGTGGTCAAATACATCTGCAGAATGTGA